The genomic DNA ttgtcatagaagaaccatttttggcagAATGGTTCCatgaagaacctttaacatctgaagaacctttctgtttcacaactTTAGATTATTGAATTGTTTTACATgattcatttagcagacacttttctCCAAAGCAGCTAACAAAGAGAaagcattaaaggggacatatcatgaaaatctgtagTGTTGTACAAAAATTCACAAATTTGattgtatgaattaatatgAAATAGCCACCTCCTAAAATACATATGAATTTCTGTGAGATTGTGTTGGAAAATTCGTTTTTACCTGTAATTCCCAGAGTTTGTGCCAAATGTGTCAAACACATATAGTAATGACACAGTCATGATTTTGTAAGatttaaatatttagaaaaatcagTTTTCTTCTCTGTGCACACTACTGatgatataaaatataaaatcatattttcacaCCTGTTCCTTGTATCGGAGATGAGCCTGGCATGAAATGATCCATTCctgcataaaaaacaacaacaataaattTATGCCACTTATTGTGAGCGGTCACAAACGTCTTCACAGACAAATAACACGAGCTTacttttcaagaaaaatatttcaaatgaagTATAATACAAATCAAGTCAAGGTCAACCTGTGCTTTCTCTTTGTTTGAAATGACTTCATACATTCACTAAAATCACCTTAGGTTTATGAAATGTCACAGTAAAATGATTCAGATGTTTAGTCTTTATAAAAAGATAATGCTTTAAAGATCAAAGAGGATGTATGAGATGTTTGCTCACCTGTGAACCCTGTTTCTCCTCCGTTCATTAAGTGTTTGTGTCCATTACCTGTCAGAGGACAACAGTTAAAGTGACTGAATCTCTTAgactctcctgattttgccaagtggttgatatTTCTCAATGCAACATTATTttgacaacatttcaatcaaccaatcagatttcagaaatatgtttacaatttgtttcaagtttacaaccaggattagctgcttcttcattgtttttcactctgattttagggttcagttatggttagggttagggttggggtgggtttaggtttttttacaaaaatgttgtccttgggtcaacacaatatgttgccctgaggacatctctCACTTGGCAGAATCAGGTTGAGTCTTGTTTTTATATGACGTACTTTAATGCAATACCAGAGCATAATACTCACCGTTGGTTTCTGTCTCTGGGATTTCTGAAGAAACAAATGACACAATCATCATTCATCACATGCTTTGAAAGAATTGTGTTGTTAATCGTGTGAAATGTAAGGAGATTCTTCACCTGGAGATTCAATCTGAGATCCTTCATGTGCAGAGTCacctaaagaaaaaaaaaacatcatcagATCCTAAGAAACCTTCAGAAGAAAACCCTGTTGAGAAGATATTCACATACCGTTTTCAGATCCTTCTGCATGTTGATCGACAGCCTCTGATCCTACAGAGACAAATGCACTGAGTATATAACTTACTGTATATATTCACTGTTACACATGAAAAGCTTTATAAAAGTCAAGCTCCAGTGGCAATGCTATTTGATTTTTTGTTATCATATTAACTTTAACcaccattaactctttccccgccattgacaagttatctcgtcaattaagagaaaacatttccctgccaatgacgcttttctgatgagtttttatgatAATCTGCAATTCCGCTactatccactagatggccaatttataaaacactaaagcaaaaaccaatttaattaattataaactctgtgtatgttttgatcaacTGAtcaacaaaattcctttaccaATAACCTAAGAGGATATAGAAACTAAGAGAAATCTACCAATATTTAAGAGgatataaaaagagaacaaataaatgaacttttttcctgttttgtttgtttaaaggcagaaggtcttttctttcatttaaataaacatatatttatatgtttatatattttagaagaaaattttcctggaaggcattttgtgaaactttagtgaaaatcacaaaagcaacttttttaaaaaagcctgGCGGAGAATGAGTTAATTACTGTGTCAACTATTGGCAAAAACTTGATAACATTaggtaaatgttttattttataagttcaATATCGTTTTTACATTGCAACCCAGAGGAAAATGTTTCATagccctggaccacaaaaccagccatAATATCACGGGTCTATTTGTAGCAATAGGCAAAAATAcatatgggtcaaaatgatcaatttttatgtcaaaaatcattaggatattaattaatgatcatgttacatgaagatatttttttataaatgtaaatatatcaaaaaatgtattcatcattagtaatatgtgttgctaaagaATTAATTTggatcattttaattttttttaaaccccaGATGTTCAAATAGTTGCATCTTGACCAAATATCATCCAATCCTAACATATCcaaacatcaatgaaaagcttatttatttaactttcagGTGGTGCATTTCAATGTATCTCAAAAATTAACCCttataactggttttgtggtcacatATTTTAatctcagatgtttctcctaaaattGCTTATAgaagaaaaaaagtaaaaatttgtTATATCAATAATATGGTTATGTAAatgaattatataattttttggaTTTGTGTAAATTTAATGAGATATGTTTGAGCTCATATTAAAATCttcaataatataaaataattttgattgtttttttcATAAGAAAGCTCTGTGACACTAAAGAAGATTGTAAAGAGACGTTTATGGTCAGAATGCATCACAGTGTAAACTGTAAatagcgctatataaataaactttaaattgaattaaataaaacattttagctTTTGGAAGTACCTGATGTTTGTGATTGGACCTCAGAGGAAACTACACCTGAAGCACCTGACATCTGTCCTGTTGATGGTCGACCAATCGCGTGACCTGATGACCCTTGACCTGATGACACTATGACATAACAGACACATCACTATTGCTTAAAACAAATCATCACATGTTTAGTTACTTATAGTTGGTTCTGTTTGGATGCAAATCATGATCTCTTACAAATAGAAATGGAAACTGTGTGGACGCCCCCATCTGGCCCTGAAAGGCATCATGCAAAAAACTTATTGGGAGTTGTACATTAGtgcatttctttaaaatgttatatatgTGTTTCTAAAAGTCATTACCAGGGACTTTAGATCCTAAACCTCCATGAGCACCTGTTCCTCCTGCTAATATATTGTTTTCAGATGCGTGTTATTTCTCATAACATATTCAAATTAAATTTCAACACCAAGCAGTTGTATTCCTGCTGTTGTACTGCGTTTTtatattaagaaaatatttttataaactggTTACATCCGTGTGCCGtctctttatttaattttcaggCAATACAAAGAACACGGCACACAGACGTTAATGCAGTACCTGAAGGAATTAATTCTGATTTGGATCCATTCTGTCCATTGTTACTTGAACCTGAAAGTGTAATAAATACAGTGACTGAGCAGAAAATGTACTAGGCTTGAAAACCCAACAAACCCGAATACATTACCATGAGAACTTGGGCGAGAATATCCGTCTCTACCGTTACTGCCTGTAAACCATACACATGAAGATCTCATGAAGCATTACTGCACAGCAATGAAACTGTTTCccgacagggtttaggttaagccAGGACTTAGTTATGTTGGGACActaaagtagtttttacaaatataccttacaaaaacttgactggtgtgtatcttgagacaaaacaacagcACTGATTTATGTGTAGATACGTCAGTACAAagcatttttaaattaaggcagctcaaacataaATCTGGGattaggataagccctgtctgggaaacttgTGTCTAATAACACAATACACAtcttaaagcaaaaaaaaaaaaatgtgtggcCTTATGAAGCAATTAGTCATTCTTAAAAAAGCTCAATATTTACCCAAAAGGCTCTTTCTCAAAACTTACTTGACTTTTCTgagccattttaacatgcaTGCATTTGCCAGATGCTTTCATGCAAAgcaacatatttaatttgaatgCATTTGAGTTGTGAGTTCCCAGGGTTTGAAACCATGATCTTTTGTGCTGCAAACATAATGCATAATCTGCTACATAAACACTACTTCTCATTTTTCTTGCACTTTCAGCTGATGTTAAGATAAAGTTTAGTGTTCACACAGATGTAGTTCATCACATTATCGTAAAGTTTCCTATGCAAAAATTGCATCGATTTCATGTTTAccttctttaaaggtgcagtgtgtaatttttagaaggatctcttgacagaaatgcaaaataatatacaaaactatattatcaggggagtataaagaccttttataatgaaacattatatgtttattaccttagaacgagacctttttatctacatacaccgagggtccccttacatgtaagtcgccattttgtgccgccatttttttaaagaagctCTTAACAgagatttttttactaagttgtcttcgATGATGACATGCTTGTCCCGTGGCggctaacgtagcttctctatgtgtttcaatagcgaggggtgagcagtggattgagccgttggttgcaattcgcaacctcatcactagatgctgctaaaatttacatactgcacctttaaagttcaGAAATAATTTTGATACCCAAGTTTCCAAGATGTGCAGATCTcaaactttaaaaattgcaGATGGGAGACGGATTTCTGCTGTGACAGGTACACTCCAAAAAATGctgggacaaacccagccgtgTGTTCAATTTAGCCaggaaatgtttatatttgacccaacattgggttaaaGCAACCCACCCAGGTTAAATAACAACCCAACAGGTtggtttgtctctttttgacccagtgctgggttgaaaatatccCAACATGTTTTTGAGTGTATGCTTTattagtttttatatttaatagcTTCATTGCCTTGTCTTATCATTAAAGTAGTATaaatttgtgttcaaataaaatTTTTCCAAGACACACGCAAGTATGAACACCTGAACACAACAACAAGCTACGAGCTTGTTGTTGTGTTCAGGTGTTCATACTTGCGTATTATGACTTCGGAAGTGGGAATTATCACTATTTTTCCTATATTACGTCAAGGCAGCATTAATGCTGTTGTTAAAtgcataatttaaaggtgcagtgtgtaatttttaaaaaggatctcttgacaaaaatgcaaagtattatacaaaactatattatcaggggtgaataaagacctttcataatgaaccgttatgtgtttattaccttagaatgagacgtttttatctccataaacagagggtccccttacgtggaagtcgccattttgtgctgccatgtttctacagaaacccttaatggacaaacttttttactaagttgtctccgacaataacatgtttttccggtggcggctaccgtagattctctatgcgtttcaaaagcgaggggtgagcagtggactgagccgtttgTTGCCAATAGCAACCAAACCACTAGATTCCGCTAAAATTTAAACACTAAACCTTTAAAGTAAATGAAATGCTAATCAGATCCagatgtgtgtgcatgcgtacagtgaaataattttagagggTTGCTCAATATCTCATCTTATGTCATGTTTAAGTCAGCTTGTGAGATGCATGAGAAAATGTGATAGGATTTAGTGAATTATAGTTTTCATAGTCTGCATGCAGTCTATAGTTTTATAAATCATTTGTGTGCATTgcagttaaaaacaaaaatttgaatttcttaatttataCAAATGTTGAAATGTTGTTCATAGTTACCATTGGCTCCAGATGAAGATGTTGACGGGCCGCTTAATGCTGTAACGACAAAAACACTTTATTGCAGTTTCTTAGTTGACAAGAAAATTACATCGTCATATTTGATATCATTTATAAATCCAAACCCCATCAGTATACTAAGAGTATTATCTACATGTGTAACCTTTCTAAAGTGTGACTTGTGTGAAAGTTGCTCTCTCGCTAGATCAGGTTGACACTTACAGACTTGGCCAGTTTGCGTAGCACCATTCAGCTTGTGACCTGGGAAACAAGACCAAAGGTTTTTGTCAAAAGATGGATTGGACTTTGGGAACTCAAAGAAAGGTCTGAGAGGTGGCCATTGAGCTTTTAACAAATTCACCTTTCACCAAAGAGGCCATGAGACGCTAATGCATTTAGAAAGAAGTTGTTTTTGGGTTATCGAGTAGAGTTTCCGTACCATTTGGGGATTCGCCCGGGACGGAGCTGCCAGGTGAAGGACTCATACCtactagaaataaaaaaaacttttaatataAACATCATCCAGAGTTTGCTTTCAATGCACCTGATGTTTCTGctttaagcatttattaatatctcaatgcctGCACCTGCTTCCTAAAGCAGATTAAAGACTGATTGACTTTGTTTAGTCAGGTGCACCCAGTGaactattatttttttcaatgctACGAGGTTCAGTGCTCTCTAAAGAGGATTAGCTTCACCTTACCCGAGCCTTTGGGTGCTGAAGTGGCCTGCTGTGATCCAACTCCTTTTGGAAATGAAAGAGGAACAAGAAACATAAGATTCAGAGAGATCGCGTCTCACGTGTCAATCAATCTTTTCTGGCCAGGTGGCCCTATGGAGAGGACAAGTGCTTTTTGTTATCAAGTAAAGACTAATTTTACGCTCCTTTTATGTGCATCTTAGATTTTATTAGATCAGAGTTATTTGGTTAATCCCAGCAACATTGTTTCCACTTTTTAATCAtttctttaaaacattatttatttgtaaaattatACGCATTGCTTTTCTCACATTATTGTGGCTGTACTGATGGTAATTTCATGGTATTACTAAAATGCATCTGTGAATATCAAGGCATGTTTGAAATTGCACATATAATCCAAACAAAACCATGATTTAGGAAATAAAGATGCAAATTATTGTACTTTTGTAATGGATGGCATTGTGTGGTATATAaccctttaaaaatacttttatgtatttaaatcaGTCATGG from Misgurnus anguillicaudatus chromosome 20, ASM2758022v2, whole genome shotgun sequence includes the following:
- the LOC129455784 gene encoding uncharacterized protein isoform X9, which encodes MLSRNLVIASVAVVFLVSTVSTAPVEDKEPEENDFEAEEGEEELSEEDDDDDDSKAQHMKGVGSQQATSAPKGSGMSPSPGSSVPGESPNGHKLNGATQTGQVSLSGPSTSSSGANGSNGRDGYSRPSSHGSSNNGQNGSKSELIPSAGGTGAHGGLGSKVPGPDGGVHTVSISILSSGQGSSGHAIGRPSTGQMSGASGVVSSEVQSQTSGSEAVDQHAEGSENGDSAHEGSQIESPEIPETETNGNGHKHLMNGGETGFTGMDHFMPGSSPIQGTDHTGLEFQVDSTAVGLSPGQSSSSASVLDVPPAGPPHPSADNGNHGFSPSISVSDNGEQSRLAADTTDSSFILDTLAHPDHFLTDYSDGGLDNNGADGPETNGNGRHKPVVDNPKGKQQNLNKRIKESGLTVLNECV
- the LOC129455784 gene encoding uncharacterized protein isoform X6; translation: MLSRNLVIASVAVVFLVSTVSTAPVEDKEPEENDFEAEEGEEELSEEDDGVGSQQATSAPKGSGMSPSPGSSVPGESPNGHKLNGATQTGQVSLSGPSTSSSGANGSNGRDGYSRPSSHGSSNNGQNGSKSELIPSAGGTGAHGGLGSKVPGPDGGVHTVSISILSSGQGSSGHAIGRPSTGQMSGASGVVSSEVQSQTSGSEAVDQHAEGSENGDSAHEGSQIESPEIPETETNGNGHKHLMNGGETGFTGMDHFMPGSSPIQGTDTVDQSSHDFLVGLMGEMGENFGPDTQTGGLDHTGLEFQVDSTAVGLSPGQSSSSASVLDVPPAGPPHPSADNGNHGFSPSISVSDNGEQSRLAADTTDSSFILDTLAHPDHFLTDYSDGGLDNNGADGPETNGNGRHKPVVDNPKGKQQNLNKRIKESGLTVLNECV
- the LOC129455784 gene encoding uncharacterized protein isoform X11, producing the protein MASLVKGHKLNGATQTGQVSLSGPSTSSSGANGSNGRDGYSRPSSHGSSNNGQNGSKSELIPSAGGTGAHGGLGSKVPGPDGGVHTVSISILSSGQGSSGHAIGRPSTGQMSGASGVVSSEVQSQTSGSEAVDQHAEGSENGDSAHEGSQIESPEIPETETNGNGHKHLMNGGETGFTGMDHFMPGSSPIQGTDTVDQSSHDFLVGLMGEMGENFGPDTQTGGLDHTGLEFQVDSTAVGLSPGQSSSSASVLDVPPAGPPHPSADNGNHGFSPSISVSDNGEQSRLAADTTDSSFILDTLAHPDHFLTDYSDGGLDNNGADGPETNGNGRHKPVVDNPKGKQQNLNKRIKESGLTVLNECV
- the LOC129455784 gene encoding uncharacterized protein isoform X10, with translation MLSRNLVIASVAVVFLVSTVSTAPVEDKEPEENDFEAEEGEEELSEEDDDDDDSKAQHMKGVGSQQATSAPKGSGMSPSPGSSVPGESPNGHKLNGATQTGQVSLSGPSTSSSGANGSNGRDGYSRPSSHGSSNNGQNGSKSELIPSAGGTGAHGGLGSKVPGPDGGVHTVSISILSSGQGSSGHAIGRPSTGQMSGASGVVSSEVQSQTSGSEAVDQHAEGSENGDSAHEGSQIESPEIPETETNGNGHKHLMNGGETGFTGMDHFMPGSSPIQGTDHTGLEFQVDSTAVGLSPGQSSSSASVLDVPPGPPHPSADNGNHGFSPSISVSDNGEQSRLAADTTDSSFILDTLAHPDHFLTDYSDGGLDNNGADGPETNGNGRHKPVVDNPKGKQQNLNKRIKESGLTVLNECV
- the LOC129455784 gene encoding uncharacterized protein isoform X7; translated protein: MLSRNLVIASVAVVFLVSTVSTAPVEDKEPEENDFEAEEGEEELSEEDDDDDDSKAQHMKGVGSQQATSAPKGSGMSPSPGSSVPGESPNGHKLNGATQTGQVSLSGPSTSSSGANGSNGRDGYSRPSSHGSSNNGQNGSKSELIPSAGGTGAHGGLGSKVPGPDGGVHTVSISILSSGQGSSGHAIGRPSTGQMSGASGVVSSEVQSQTSGSEAVDQHAEGSENGDSAHEGSQIESPEIPETETNGNGHKHLMNGGETGFTGMDHFMPGSSPIQGTGEMGENFGPDTQTGGLDHTGLEFQVDSTAVGLSPGQSSSSASVLDVPPAGPPHPSADNGNHGFSPSISVSDNGEQSRLAADTTDSSFILDTLAHPDHFLTDYSDGGLDNNGADGPETNGNGRHKPVVDNPKGKQQNLNKRIKESGLTVLNECV
- the LOC129455784 gene encoding uncharacterized protein isoform X8, whose translation is MLSRNLVIASVAVVFLVSTVSTAPVEDKEPEENDFEAEEGEEELSEEDDDDDDSKAQHMKGVGSQQATSAPKGSGMSPSPGSSVPGESPNGHKLNGATQTGQVSLSGPSTSSSGANGSNGRDGYSRPSSHGSSNNGQNGSKSELIPSAGGTGAHGGLGSKVPGPDGGVHTVSISILSSGQGSSGHAIGRPSTGQMSGASGVVSSEVQSQTSGSEAVDQHAEGSENGDSAHEGSQIESPEIPETETNGNGHKHLMNGGETGFTGMDHFMPGSSPIQGTGEMGENFGPDTQTDHTGLEFQVDSTAVGLSPGQSSSSASVLDVPPAGPPHPSADNGNHGFSPSISVSDNGEQSRLAADTTDSSFILDTLAHPDHFLTDYSDGGLDNNGADGPETNGNGRHKPVVDNPKGKQQNLNKRIKESGLTVLNECV